Proteins from one Pongo abelii isolate AG06213 chromosome 19, NHGRI_mPonAbe1-v2.0_pri, whole genome shotgun sequence genomic window:
- the LOC100457484 gene encoding putative homeobox protein Meis3-like 2 yields MARRYDELPHYPGIADGPAALAGFPEAAPQAPGPYGPHRPPQPLPPGLDSDSLKRDKDEIYGHPLFPLLALVFEKCELATCSPHDGARAGLGTPPGCDVCSSDSFNKDNTAFAKQVRSERPFFFFNPELNNLMIQAIQVLRFHLLELEKGKMPIDLVIEDRDSGCREDFEDYPASCPSLPDQNNIWIRDHEDSGSVHLGTPGPSSGGLASQSGDNSSDQGDGLDTSVASPSSGGEDEDLDQEGRRNKKRGIFLKVATNIMRTWLFQHLSHSYPSEEQKKQLAQDTGLTVLQVNNWFINAWRRIVQPMINQSNRTGQGAAFSPEGQPIRGYTETQPHVAVQPPGSVGMSLNLEGEWHCL; encoded by the coding sequence ATGGCCCGGAGGTACGATGAGCTGCCGCACTACCCAGGCATCGCGGATGGCCCCGCAGCCCTGGCTGGCTTCCCAGAGGCAGCGCCCCAGGCACCAGGACCCTATGGTCCTCACCGGCCTCCCCAGCCCCTACCCCCAGGCTTGGACAGCGACAGCCTGAAGAGGGACAAGGATGAGATCTATGGACACCCGCTCTTCCCCCTCTTGGCCCTGGTCTTTGAGAAATGTGAACTGGCTACATGCTCTCCCCATGATGGGGCCAGAGCTGGGCTGGGGACACCCCCCGGCTGCGACGTCTGCTCCTCTGATTCCTTCAACAAGGACAACACTGCCTTCGCCAAGCAGGTTCGCTCTGAGAGgcccttcttcttcttcaacCCAGAACTGAACAATCTGATGATCCAGGCCATCCAAGTGCTGCGGTTCCACCTGCTGGAGCTGGAGAAGGGAAAGATGCCCATCGACCTGGTCATCGAGGATCGGGACAGCGGCTGCAGGGAGGACTTCGAGGACTACCcagcctcctgccccagcctcccagaccaGAATAATATATGGATTCGAGACCATGAGGATAGTGGGTCTGTACATTTGGGGACCCCAGGTCCATCCAGCGGGGGCCTGGCATCCCAGAGTGGGGACAACTCCAGTGACCAAGGAGACGGGCTGGACACCAGTGTGGCCTCTCCCAGTTCTGGTGGAGAAGATGAGGACTTGGACCAGGAGGGACGGCGAAACAAGAAGAGGGGGATCTTCCTCAAAGTGGCCACCAACATCATGCGAACCTGGTTGTTCCAGCACCTCTCGCACTCGTACCCCTCTGAGGAGCAGAAGAAACAGCTGGCGCAGGACACGGGGCTCACCGTCCTGCAAGTCAACAACTGGTTCATTAACGCCTGGAGACGCATCGTGCAACCTATGATCAATCAATCAAACCGCACAGGGCAGGGTGCAGCCTTCAGCCCAGAAGGCCAGCCCATCAGAGGCTATACCGAGACGCAGCCACACGTGGCCGTCCAGCCTCCAGGATCAGTGGGGATGAGTTTGAACTTGGAAGGAGAATGGCATTGTCTatag